In Atopobium sp. oral taxon 416, the genomic stretch GAGCCCGAAGTGCTCTTTGATCGCCTGAGCGTAGAACGTTCCCAATTTGTGGAGCTGCGAGCCGGTCGTATAGGCTCCGGCATTCATAAAGAAGGGGGAGATACGGCCGCTTTTGAGCGTGAAGGTGCCGAACTTCAGCACGTCGCTCTGAACCATAAAGTCAATGAATTCTCGCTGATAGTCCTTCATAGGGTGACCCTTTACGACGAAGTCTTTGCAAAACCGTATCCATTGTACGCACAAACCTCTCACAGTGCCTGGTTCCCAAAGGTCTTGACACTCCCTTTTGTACGGCGCTGCAAAATTCGGTAGGCTAGAGGGTGGCAGCTTTATATGAGAAGAAATGGGGAGTATGGCTAAACGCGACACACACAATCCCAGCGCTACGATGAACTTGAAACCGATCATCAGCGAATCGGAAGTTCTAAAGCGCACCCGCATGCGGCATCGGATGCACCAGGTGACTGAGAACTCAGTGATCGCTGCAGGGGTAATGGTGCTCGCCACGCTTGCGGCGGTGCTCGTGGCCAATACCCCGGCGGCCGACGCTGTTCAGACGGTGATGCAATGGCCGGTGGAGCTGCGCCTTGGGGATCTGGTCGGCAAGCTCTCCTTTGAGAGCTGCGTCAATGATTTTTTGATGGCGATTTTCTTTCTGGAAGTGGGGATCGAGCTCAAATACGAGATGGTTGTCGGCCATCTTCGCTATCCCCGCCAGGCGATGGTGCCGATGCTCGCTGCGGTGGGCGGCGTTGCAGTGCCCGCAATCATCTTTACCTGCCCCAACTGGGGTGGAGCGTCCCACGGCTGGGCGGTCCCGATCGCGACGGATATCGCCTTTGCCCTAGGCGTGATGTCACTGGCGGGGGAGCGGGTGGTCCCGGCAACGAAAGTCTTCTTCCAAACCCTGGCGATTGCCGACGATATCCTCGCAATCGTCGTCCTCGCCCTCTTCTACGGGCAGTCCCCGAATATCGCTTGGTGCGCCGCTTCCGGTATCGTCGTGGTGGTGCTGGCCTGGTTGAACCATGCAAAAGTCTATTCGCTCAAGCCCTACCTGATCATCGGCTTCGCCCTGTGGGTGTGCATGTACAACTCCGGCATCCACTCGACGCTGGCCGGGGTTATCTTGGCCCTCACGCTTCCCGTGAAGAGCGATGTGAAGCTTTTAAGCCTTTCAGATTGGCTCAAAGGGCAGTCCAGAGAGTTGGATGAGACCTACGATGAGGATTATGCGATCTTAGGGCAGCGGGAGTTCACCGACTCCACCTACCAGATCGAGCGCATTTTGCACCGTGTCACCCCTCCGCTGCAGCGCGCGCAGCGCTACTTCTCCACAGCGACCAACTTCGTGATTTTGCCCCTCTTTGCCTTTGTGAATGCCCAGGTCCGCTTGGTCGGGGTGGATATGGCAGCAGTTGTCAGTTCGCCGATCACCCGTGGTATCTACTTCGGTGCGGTACTCGGCAAGCCGATCGGGATCATCGGTGTGACGCTGTTGCTCGAGAAATTAGGATTTGCCCAGCTGCCGCGTGAGATGGATACGGTGCAGGTCGTGACGATGGGACTTATGGGCGGCGTCGGCTTCACGATGTCTATCCTGCTTTCGAACCTGGCCTTTGCCGAGCCTGAGCAGGTCCTGGCGGCCAAGTGCGCGATCATGGCGGCATCGGTGACTGCGGCGATCTCAGGGTTGGCCTTCCTCCACATCGCGGATGCGGTGCGGGGCTCCCGGCGATCACGGGTATAGCGCTCAAGCGTGATCAGGACAGCGTGCCGTAGGTATAACCCCAGCCGTGTGCGGTGATGATGGAATTGAGCTGCTCGACGAGGCGGGCGCGCTTGTAGTTACCTGCCGGCAGCAGCTGCAGGACTTCCATCAGATCCGGGTTCAGGTCATCCACTTCGCCGCGGGTGATCACATCGATGCTCGAGATGGAGCCGGACATATTGCCCTGGTAGAGCTCATCGACGAGCTTCTGGAGCTCTCCGTATTCGTCCGAGCGGGTGTTTTCATGTATGGAGGTGTATTTCCTTTTCATGAGGACATAGTAGCAGCTTTGCGTGAGATAGAAAACACAGGTTTTACGGAGTTGGTTTACTATGGGAGCACACCTAAAGCGACGGCACACCACCGTGCCTACAAAGGAGGACCGTATGAGCAGTGCTTTTGCAAAGCTCTCGGATGCTGAACTTGATACAGCGATCAGCGATCTCGAAAGACAAGCCCAAGATTTGAAGGCTCAAAATCTCAAATTGGATATGGCGCGTGGCAAGCCGTCTGAGGAGCAGACCGATCTCTCCCGCCCGATGCTTGACTGCGTCAACTCAAAGTCAGATCTCGTTGACGGTGGAATCATGGTGAACAACTACGGCGGACCGGACGGCATCCCCTCTGCGCGCAAACTCGCGGCAGAGTATTTGGATGTCGATCCTGCCAATGTGATCGTCAGCGGCTCATCCAGCCTGAACCTGATGTATGACCTGGTAGCGAACGGCTACATGCACGGTATCGCCGGCAACAAGCCCTGGAGTCAGCAGGGGAAAGTGAAGTTTCTGTGCCCCTCCCCGGGCTATGACCGCCACTTTAAGGTAACCGCTTCGTTTGGCATCGAGAACGTCCCGGTCACAATGGAGGATGACGGCCCGGATATGAGACAGGTCAAGCAGCTCGTAGAGGAAGACCCCACCGTCAAGGGCATCTGGTGCGTGCCGAAGTACTCCAACCCGACCGGTGCGGTGTATGCGGATGAGGTAATCCGTGAGTTTGCAGCGCTGAAGCCTGCTGCCCCTGATTTCAGGATCTTTTGGGACAACGCGTACAAGGTACATACATTCAGAGGCGACGGTACTGATCAGCTCAACATCTTTGATGCCCTGAAGGAAGCGGGACAGACGGATCTGGTCTACGAGTTCGGCTCCACCGCGAAGATCACCTTCCCATCCAACGGTATCGCCTTCGTGACCGCATCGCCTGCGGATATGGCAGAGATCCGTGAGGCCTTCTCGGTCATGCGCGTCTCCCCGGAGAAGATCTCACAGCTGGCGCACGTGAAGTTCCTGAAGAATATGGACGGAATCAAAGCGCACATGAAGAAGCATGCAGAAATCGTGCGCCCGCACTTTGATCTGGTCGAGAAGAAGCTCTCCGAAGGCCTGGGCGATCTCGGGATCGCGACGTGGACCCACCCCGACGGCGGCTACTTCGTCTCGTTCGACGGGCCGCAGAATTCGGCGACGGCGATCGTGTCGATGTGCGCGGGCCTCGGCGTAAGGCTCACCGCTGCCGGCGCGACCTGGCCCTACGGTAAGGATCCGAAGGATACCAACATCCGTATCGCCCCGACGTTTCCGAGCCTTGAGAGCTTAGGTGAGGCCCTCGACGTCTTCGTTGTGGCGGTCAAGCTCGTCTCTGCCCGCCTCGAGCGGGAGTCCCGTCAGACCAAATAGGCCTGAAAGGGTTGCGCACCTCACCGACGCTTCGGACATGGAGTAGTTGTATATAATTTCTAGATGCAATCCTGCATAGTATATATGTAGGATTGCACTGTTAGAAGTGCAGGCGTCGTATCATTCACAGGATAGCGGGGCGCGCAAAGAGGAGAATGTTAGAGGATGGCAAAGCAGTCAAAACATGTACGCAAACCGGCGAAGAAAGCAAAACACAAGCAAGTAGCTTCGCAGGGCGCCCATGGGACCGGAACGATCACCGATAGGGATCTGAAGCGCGCGGAGCGCTCCTTGAGCAAATCCAGAGGCCTCCAGACGAGCAAGTACAATACCCTCCATCTGAGCCTGCCCGTCAAGATCATCCTGATCATCTTTGTGGTGATCATCTCCATCTCGATGATGGTGCCATCGCTTGCCTCTGTCGTTGCGGGAAACCGGAAACAGGAAGAGCAGAAGCAACAGCGGCAACGGCAGAGCGAGGACACCGATGCCGCCGATGCCTCCGAGGGTGAGATCGACCAGCGCTACCAGGCGCTCGTCGGCGAGCAGCAGCAGAAAGTGGGTGAGGACTCCTCAAACCTTGCTGCACTTCTCAACGTGGGTAATACCTATATGCGGTGGGGTCATGCGCTGATGACAAGCGACCAGGCTTCAGGCGATGCCGACCACATCCACGATATCTTTAACAAGGCGGTCGCCGCGTATGACCAGTACCTGTCGCAGAATGATTCTGACGCCGTGCGGGTCAATCGGGCGTACTCTCAGTATTACGGGGGAGACACCCAAGGTGCGATCGACTCACTGGTGACGCTGACGCAAAACGATGCCAACTTCGGTCCGGCCTGGCTGGCGCTCGGTACCCTCTATCAGGGACAGGGCGATATCGATGACGCAAAGAATGCCTACAACCAGGCGATCGCGGTTGAGCCGAACGATGAGTATGGATCTAAGTCGGCGGCGCAGAGTGCCCTGCAGGCAATTGCACAGAGAGAAAGTGCAGCCCAATCGAAGCAGCATGCACAGGGCGATGGTGACAGCTCTCAGAGCACTCCTTCTGGTGACTCCTCAGGCGGATCGCTGCAGGGCGATCTCTCTGATGCCACCGGTACGGGTGAATAGAAAGGAAACGTACGGGTATGCCTTTACAGATTAGCGTTGCAGCGAAGGACACCGGCTCTAAGGTTACGGTAGCCGGGGAGGTGGACGTCTCGAATGCCTCAGAGCTCAGGGATGCCCTTAAGAAAGCTATGGCGCAGCACACAGGCGACGTTGCAGTCGATATGGCCGACGTCTCCTACATCGATTCCACCGGGATCGGCGTTCTCGTCGGAGCGGCTCACGCGGCTTTTGACAAGGGCACAAAGCTTATCATTCAGAAACCCCAGAGCAATGTTGAACGCGTCCTCAATCTGTTAGGGATTGAAGACCAGCTCAATATTGAACACTAACGTGTCGGAAGCGTGTGGCATGGCGGAGGTATAGCGCGTGTTTGGTATTGGTGAAACCGAATTTGTAATCATCTTGATCTTTGCCTTCCTGATCTTTGGCCCGGACAAGCTGCCCGGAATGGGGCGTACTATCGGCCGGGCGTTCCGTCAGTTCAGGGATGCGCAGGACAATGTGACAAAAGTGGTCCAGTCTGAGATCGTGGACCCGATCAACTCCGGCATGAATGAGCCGGCGGCAAAGAAGCGGGCTGAAGCTGCGAAAGCAGCGCAGGCCGAGGATGC encodes the following:
- the nhaA gene encoding Na+/H+ antiporter NhaA; this translates as MAKRDTHNPSATMNLKPIISESEVLKRTRMRHRMHQVTENSVIAAGVMVLATLAAVLVANTPAADAVQTVMQWPVELRLGDLVGKLSFESCVNDFLMAIFFLEVGIELKYEMVVGHLRYPRQAMVPMLAAVGGVAVPAIIFTCPNWGGASHGWAVPIATDIAFALGVMSLAGERVVPATKVFFQTLAIADDILAIVVLALFYGQSPNIAWCAASGIVVVVLAWLNHAKVYSLKPYLIIGFALWVCMYNSGIHSTLAGVILALTLPVKSDVKLLSLSDWLKGQSRELDETYDEDYAILGQREFTDSTYQIERILHRVTPPLQRAQRYFSTATNFVILPLFAFVNAQVRLVGVDMAAVVSSPITRGIYFGAVLGKPIGIIGVTLLLEKLGFAQLPREMDTVQVVTMGLMGGVGFTMSILLSNLAFAEPEQVLAAKCAIMAASVTAAISGLAFLHIADAVRGSRRSRV
- a CDS encoding aminotransferase class I/II-fold pyridoxal phosphate-dependent enzyme encodes the protein MSSAFAKLSDAELDTAISDLERQAQDLKAQNLKLDMARGKPSEEQTDLSRPMLDCVNSKSDLVDGGIMVNNYGGPDGIPSARKLAAEYLDVDPANVIVSGSSSLNLMYDLVANGYMHGIAGNKPWSQQGKVKFLCPSPGYDRHFKVTASFGIENVPVTMEDDGPDMRQVKQLVEEDPTVKGIWCVPKYSNPTGAVYADEVIREFAALKPAAPDFRIFWDNAYKVHTFRGDGTDQLNIFDALKEAGQTDLVYEFGSTAKITFPSNGIAFVTASPADMAEIREAFSVMRVSPEKISQLAHVKFLKNMDGIKAHMKKHAEIVRPHFDLVEKKLSEGLGDLGIATWTHPDGGYFVSFDGPQNSATAIVSMCAGLGVRLTAAGATWPYGKDPKDTNIRIAPTFPSLESLGEALDVFVVAVKLVSARLERESRQTK
- a CDS encoding tetratricopeptide repeat protein is translated as MAKQSKHVRKPAKKAKHKQVASQGAHGTGTITDRDLKRAERSLSKSRGLQTSKYNTLHLSLPVKIILIIFVVIISISMMVPSLASVVAGNRKQEEQKQQRQRQSEDTDAADASEGEIDQRYQALVGEQQQKVGEDSSNLAALLNVGNTYMRWGHALMTSDQASGDADHIHDIFNKAVAAYDQYLSQNDSDAVRVNRAYSQYYGGDTQGAIDSLVTLTQNDANFGPAWLALGTLYQGQGDIDDAKNAYNQAIAVEPNDEYGSKSAAQSALQAIAQRESAAQSKQHAQGDGDSSQSTPSGDSSGGSLQGDLSDATGTGE
- a CDS encoding STAS domain-containing protein, whose translation is MPLQISVAAKDTGSKVTVAGEVDVSNASELRDALKKAMAQHTGDVAVDMADVSYIDSTGIGVLVGAAHAAFDKGTKLIIQKPQSNVERVLNLLGIEDQLNIEH